The proteins below come from a single Garra rufa chromosome 3, GarRuf1.0, whole genome shotgun sequence genomic window:
- the LOC141332176 gene encoding BPTF-associated chromatin complex component 1 isoform X2 has protein sequence MTSASTKVGEIFSAAGAAFTKLGELTMQLHPVADISPAGAQMKTTVKRKIYEDGGAPLSTDSPKKSTKKVPVSMAPPAPPKVIAVPTSQVVVTAGLQRPTTGPSSIKSSKTADVTLSALNDSDANSDLVDIEGLGDSSTSKKLNFDQDSLNLDSSLIMNSSDLPLLSR, from the exons ATGACTTCAGCCTCTACCAAG GTTGGTGAGATCTTTTCTGCGGCTGGAGCTGCATTCACAAAATTGGGAGAGCTAACCATGCAGCTGCATCCAGTGGCAGATATTAGTCCAGCAGG GGCACAAATGAAAACAACAGTCAAGAGGAAGATTTATGAAGATGGTGGAGCTCCTTTATCCACTGATTCACCAAAGAAGAGTACCAAAAAGGTGCCGGTTTCTATGGCTCCCCCAGCCCCGCCTAAAGTCATCGCTGTGCCAACATCTCAGGTAGTGGTGACTGCGGGTTTACAGCGGCCAACCACAGGTCCATCTAGCATTAAGTCATCAAAGACAGCAG ATGTCACTCTCAGTGCACTGAATGACTCTGATGCCAACAGCGATCTGGTAGATATTGAAGGGTTGGGTGATAGTTCCACATCTAAAAAGCTTAATTTTGATCAAG atAGTCTAAATCTCGACTCCAGTCTCATCATGAATTCCAGTGACTTGCCATTGTTATCCCGCTGA
- the LOC141332176 gene encoding BPTF-associated chromatin complex component 1 isoform X1 produces the protein MTSASTKVGEIFSAAGAAFTKLGELTMQLHPVADISPAGAQMKTTVKRKIYEDGGAPLSTDSPKKSTKKVPVSMAPPAPPKVIAVPTSQVVVTAGLQRPTTGPSSIKSSKTADVTLSALNDSDANSDLVDIEGLGDSSTSKKLNFDQADSLNLDSSLIMNSSDLPLLSR, from the exons ATGACTTCAGCCTCTACCAAG GTTGGTGAGATCTTTTCTGCGGCTGGAGCTGCATTCACAAAATTGGGAGAGCTAACCATGCAGCTGCATCCAGTGGCAGATATTAGTCCAGCAGG GGCACAAATGAAAACAACAGTCAAGAGGAAGATTTATGAAGATGGTGGAGCTCCTTTATCCACTGATTCACCAAAGAAGAGTACCAAAAAGGTGCCGGTTTCTATGGCTCCCCCAGCCCCGCCTAAAGTCATCGCTGTGCCAACATCTCAGGTAGTGGTGACTGCGGGTTTACAGCGGCCAACCACAGGTCCATCTAGCATTAAGTCATCAAAGACAGCAG ATGTCACTCTCAGTGCACTGAATGACTCTGATGCCAACAGCGATCTGGTAGATATTGAAGGGTTGGGTGATAGTTCCACATCTAAAAAGCTTAATTTTGATCAAG cagatAGTCTAAATCTCGACTCCAGTCTCATCATGAATTCCAGTGACTTGCCATTGTTATCCCGCTGA